A window of Desulfotomaculum sp. contains these coding sequences:
- a CDS encoding serine--tRNA ligase produces MLDLKFVRSRPEIVKEALEKRGSGISLEGFLEADNNWRKVLAFAESLKGRRNTVSTEIGRLKKLGQDAPELVSEMKKVSGEIKELDEKTRQLERQIRDSLLGIPNIPHESVPSGSSSDDNVVVRKWGTPRPFDFPVKAHWDIGELHEMLDFERGGKVSGARFVFYRGTGALLERSLFNFFLDTHTKDHGYTEVFPPFLVNSGSMFGTGQLPKFAEDMFKVEGTDYYLIPTAEVPVTNLYRDEILDADKLPVKHCAYSACFRAEAGAAGRDTRGLIRQHQFNKVELVKFCKPEESYEELEKLTQDAERILQLLELPYRVVSLCAGDLGFSSAKTYDLEVWLPSYGEYKEISSCSNFVDFQARRANIRFRQGKGKPQYVHTLNGSGLAVGRTVAAVLENYQQEDGFVKVPEALVSYMHGLKII; encoded by the coding sequence ATGCTTGATTTAAAATTTGTCCGCAGCCGCCCTGAAATCGTTAAGGAGGCTCTTGAAAAAAGAGGGTCCGGAATAAGCCTGGAAGGTTTCCTGGAAGCGGACAATAATTGGCGGAAAGTTCTTGCCTTTGCCGAAAGCTTAAAAGGAAGGCGCAATACAGTCTCCACGGAAATCGGCAGGCTTAAAAAGCTCGGCCAGGATGCTCCGGAGCTTGTCTCGGAAATGAAGAAGGTTTCCGGCGAAATCAAGGAACTTGATGAAAAGACGCGCCAGCTTGAAAGGCAAATCAGGGACAGCCTTTTGGGCATACCGAATATACCTCATGAGAGCGTTCCCTCCGGTTCAAGCTCGGATGACAATGTTGTTGTCCGCAAATGGGGCACGCCCCGGCCGTTTGATTTTCCTGTCAAAGCGCATTGGGATATTGGCGAGCTTCATGAGATGCTGGATTTTGAAAGAGGGGGGAAAGTCAGCGGCGCAAGATTTGTTTTTTACCGGGGAACCGGAGCCCTTCTGGAAAGGTCCTTATTTAACTTCTTTCTTGATACTCACACAAAAGACCATGGCTATACGGAGGTCTTCCCGCCCTTTCTGGTAAACAGCGGCAGCATGTTTGGCACCGGCCAGCTCCCCAAATTTGCCGAAGATATGTTTAAAGTTGAGGGGACGGACTATTATCTGATTCCTACGGCGGAAGTTCCCGTAACGAACCTTTACCGGGATGAAATTCTGGATGCTGATAAACTCCCCGTGAAACACTGCGCCTACAGCGCGTGTTTCCGCGCTGAGGCGGGCGCCGCCGGGCGGGATACCCGGGGTTTAATCCGCCAGCACCAGTTTAATAAAGTTGAGCTTGTTAAATTCTGCAAACCTGAAGAGTCCTATGAGGAACTTGAAAAGCTAACTCAGGACGCCGAGCGGATCCTGCAGCTTCTTGAACTGCCGTACAGGGTTGTTTCGTTATGCGCCGGCGACCTTGGATTCAGTTCCGCCAAGACTTATGACCTGGAAGTCTGGCTGCCTTCCTATGGGGAATATAAAGAAATTTCTTCATGCAGCAACTTCGTTGATTTTCAAGCGCGGCGGGCAAACATAAGGTTCCGTCAGGGCAAGGGGAAACCACAGTACGTGCATACTTTAAACGGTTCGGGACTGGCTGTGGGACGCACAGTGGCGGCAGTGCTGGAAAATTATCAGCAGGAGGACGGCTTTGTAAAGGTGCCTGAGGCACTGGTTTCCTATATGCATGGACTAAAGATAATTTAA